CTGATATGTAAATGATTAAGTATATCgctatttatttcacttttattttaacCGGTGATCTTTTTATAGAATTCAAAGGCTGACATTCTCGTATGATTGGTAACTTGGCTCATATCGCAAGGTTCTGCTTAGGAAACATGGCAGCAACAGCAGATCACTTCATGTATTTTGCTTTTGGAAGCAACTTGTTGAAGGAGAGACTTCAGCTGGCGAACCCCTCAGCAATATTTCATTGCACCGGCCGACTGAAGGTAATCAGGTCCGCAGCACCCCCAGTAGGCAAGCTACTTTTAGTTTGGATATTTCGGACACCAGTAGGAGATAACCAACATGCAACATTGCGTTCTTTCATGGCGTTCAATAGCCCAACCGGCCGCAAGATGACGCTATAATTCTACGCCCAAGGGTTCTCGTCCCGAGTAGTTCAATTACATGGAGTAAATTAATTCCCCCCAGTCTATATAAAGAATAGAATGATCTCGAATAGAAAATGAATACTATTGTCTTCACTCACACAGTGAAAAGGTGTTACAGAGTAGGCTATGTGACACATCCAAAAATGCATTGTCATAGTATTCTAACAgggtctctctttctcatctccccctcctacCCTAAACCTCCCCAGCAGAACTACACATTGAACTTTGGTCTGTGGGGAGAGCACATTGATAACCATTGGCATGGAGGAGTAGCAACCATCGAgcagaaagaggggggagaggtgtcGGGGGTGGTCTGGAGGATGAGCAACGACCACCTAGCCAGCCTGGACCAGTGagtcactctcacacacacacacacacacacacacacacacacacacacacacacacacacacacacacacacacacacacacacacacacacacacacacacacacacacacacacacacacacacacacacacacacacacacacaccagtgagtCTCATCTGATGGCAACATACATTCTATGGTCTTCATCCTGTACTTCACCTCATCCctccatgttgtgtgtgtgtgtgtaggcaggaGGGGGTGGACATGGGTATGTACTTCCCCTTAGAGGTGACAGTGGAGACAGACAACGGGGCGCTGCTCTGTAGAACGTACCAGATGAACCGCTTCCACGCCTGTCCCCCCTCGCCACAATACAAACAGGTAAACACACATTGGACGCACACACGCCTGTTTTCCCTCACCACAATgcaaacaggtacacacacatacacacaagcctGCCCCCCTCCCCGCAGTACAAGCAAGTGAAAGGAAATaacgtgtgtgggtgtgtgtaggtgGTGTGTTTAGGAGCCCAGCAGAACGGTCTACCAGTGCAGTACatgaggagactagaggaggttCAGACCAACAACTACAGCGGCCCTTCTATCCTGGACAAGATCTCACAGGTCATTAAgtaattctgatatttttttccactaattggtcttttgatttGGTGTTTTGACCAATCGGATCAGCTCTGAAAAGATCTGATATgattagtggaaaaaatatcagaattgggctgcctgtgtaaacgtaaCCAGAATCCATCTGAAATGACAACCAattgagctctggtcaaaagtagtgcactatatatagggtgcCAATttggacaaacacacagacaggcaccaTAAAGACTAATGCATGTGATGTGGCTTTGGAGAGATTTGATGACGAATGGTTCAATTGAAATGGAATGGGGCCTTTGAGAGAAATGGGAGAAATGAGAGAAATGGGAGATGTTGTAATGTATTTAATAGATGAAATCAGTTACTTCAGAAATCAATTGATTTAATGTCAATTGTTATTCTTTGTTTCTTAAGAAACGTCTGAAGGATCTCTGCTCCCCAAACTGTATCTGGTCAAATTGTCTTTTCCACAAAACATAATTTTGTAGGTGTGTTTTAAGTCAAATGTTAACATTTCTGCTGGATTTGCTGTATGCTACCTAGATTTTACACAACCACAGAAATAAAGCAATGAACCAACAGAAGATGTGATTTCATAATTGACATAAATGTGTGTAATTGAGACTCAAAATTAGCAGCATGTTTCAGTCACAGCGCTTACAATTGTCTAAATTCCCTCACTCCGCAGCAGTACAGCTGATGATCAACAAACTTATTATTACATTGTCATACAGTAATATGAATCAATGAATGTATGCCCCCCCATCCCAAATTCCACCCTACTCACTCAAATCTGAGAGGATTAGATCACTGGAGGTGACGGTCGTGCTAccctgctcagacgttgcatgcttcaaccaatggttgcgtgccaCGTCATCGACTGCAGTCGGGCACCAGAACTCTGCTCTTTTAGCAGTCCACCAACACTCTCAGAAGACCCATAACCCATAATGGTCTCTAAATGTGCGTTTAAGTGTATATTCAGGTTATCCCGTTTAGTCTTTTAGCAAGTAAGTGAGGCAAACCAGTAGTGGTGTGGGGAAAATGTATACAGTTACACATCGTGATATTTTGGACGATATTATCAATATTTGACTCCAAGCTttgatttgtaaaaaataaaagatttacaaataataataataattgctaGTACTAGTCAGCTGTACCTGCACCAGAACTCACAtatttttcatcctatagcttgttctcaGTCTTTTTAAATactgagccaacatgttttcagctctTATTTCACCGAATGATCAAAACTCGTTTTCatgctctctcttgtctctctgcagcagacatatgctGAGCAATATGTTTGGGACATCAAAACTCATTTTCatgctctctcttgtctctctgcagcagacacatGCTGAGCAATATGTTTGGGACATCAAAACTCATTTTCatgctctctcttgtctctctgcagcagacacatGCTGAGCAATATGTTTGGGACATCAAAACTCATTTTCatgctctctcttgtctctttgCAGCAGACACATgctgagcaatatgtttggaacatcaaatcgcaattaaaatcacaatacatatagaatcgcaatacatatcgtattggCACCTACGTAGTTTATGAACCAACACTTGCACTCgactccctcccccacccccatctAGCTTTGACTTTGAGAAAAATGTACTTATCGGtgaaggctggtgggaggagcaataggtggatgggctcattgtaatggctggaatggaattcatGGAAATGAGTCAAACACATTGTTTCCATATTTTTGACGTGTTTGATACTgttcagccattacaatgagcccatcctcctcctatagctcctcccaccaacctCCACGGGTACCcactatgcctgtgatatgtgattgtcccacctagctattttaagatgaatgcagtaactgtaagtcactctggataagaatgtctgctaaatcaggggttcccaaaccttttcacTCAGGGCCCCACTTCCAGCAGTGGGGAATATCCCAAGCCTCCCCTGTGCGCACATATGCTatgtctatttctatgggcacaatcACTTTTGGTgattcacacccctcttgttggtggagagaattttgcaggtttaaagcttatttcattctacacattttgtcatggtgcaaatacaattgttagctgacatgggctagttcttctggacatttctgacaagttataaatagctctctaaggtatgcaatgactAACGTGACAAGAGGACTGATGATGCACTGCCCAATTtctaaattgcaccttgtgcattctactattacaactttcaagagtaggTTTAAAGCTGGACTGAGACCCCCGCACCCACCCTGGGAACCActgtgctaaatgactaaaagtATAAAAAAAGAAActtaagtatcgtgataatatcgtatcatGAGGTTCCTGGCCATTCCTAGCTCTGCTAAACTTCAcaggctcgtgtcactggtcagacagcggcagcgtagcctagtggttagagcgttggactagtaaccggaaggttgtgagttcaaacccccaagctgacaaggtacaaatctgtcgttctgcccctgaacaggcagttaatccactgttcccaggccgtcattgaaaataagaatgtgttcttaactgacttgcctggttaaataaaggcaacaacaaaaaagacgtTGATAGGTAAAGTAGATTCACAGACCAGCAGGTCAGACACAGATCTAGATGAAGTAGATTCGTAGGCCAGCATGTCATGACGATGGGGATGAAGTAGATAGATGGTAGATATTCTGTGGGAATCTGAGCCCTTAGTCCAAGGGGTGCTCTGGACACGAACGATTCACCTCAAACCACTCGTCTATACAcctgagagaaagagaacgagagagagagagcgcgagggggaCACGAGTAAAGTAACAGCATCTTACTGTAGTCAggtaggtgtgtgtttgtgtgtagttacCCTTTGTGGTATATACAGAGACGGGggagtctagagatggtggtgtgtTCCTGCTCCATCTCGTCTAGAAAGATGGCACACTCCCCACTATCTTTCACCAGAACATCCTCtgggacacaacacacacaaatcaaTCATCATCCTGACATACCATGCTAGCCAATCAGAAGGCATCCTGAACCAGCAGGCCAAACAGGCAGACTAACAAGATTATTGGGCGTACACAGAGAGATATACAATCACACACTCACCGTTGTAGCGGAGTCGTGATTTGGTGAGACATGATCAGATGGATCTCCATCACATCTGACGCCACAAACTTACTGCACACAGGACAGAGAAAGCCTAGGAAAAATGGAGCAGGACATGTCAGCACACAATCCATCCAACCAGACCTTTTTCTCGGTCTCATCacaaagtgagtgagtgagtgagtgagtgagtgagtgagtgagtgagtaaaaATAGGTCAACCATGTGGTCATGTCTGCATAATGACCAAAGGTCAATTTATGATCACGATGACATTCATGGTTCCTTAAGAAAAGTTTAATAAGTTACAGACTGAGACACTCACTCTCCAGTACAAAACCTATatttgtgtgtaggtgtgtgagaCATGTGCCATGGAGGAAGTACATGCTCATCTGTGGCCTAATGTGCTCCTCTCGCCCCACCACAGAAGAGGGTGTACCGGTATGTGTATTTCACAGGGAGAAAGCACATTTGTTATATATCCTCTTCTTATCTGCCAAGTGAGAGGCTTTAGAACAACACACAGTTTTCTTGTTGTGGAATAAGATATCATGTcgaccagtgtttcccaaacttggtcctgggaACCCCTCTGGGTACACATGTTGATTTTTGCtccagcactacacagct
This window of the Oncorhynchus keta strain PuntledgeMale-10-30-2019 chromosome 20, Oket_V2, whole genome shotgun sequence genome carries:
- the ggcta gene encoding gamma-glutamylcyclotransferase a isoform X2; protein product: MIGNLAHIARFCLGNMAATADHFMYFAFGSNLLKERLQLANPSAIFHCTGRLKNYTLNFGLWGEHIDNHWHGGVATIEQKEGGEVSGVVWRMSNDHLASLDQQEGVDMGMYFPLEVTVETDNGALLCRTYQMNRFHACPPSPQYKQVVCLGAQQNGLPVQYMRRLEEVQTNNYSGPSILDKISQVIK
- the ggcta gene encoding gamma-glutamylcyclotransferase a isoform X1 codes for the protein MIGNLAHIARFCLGNMAATADHFMYFAFGSNLLKERLQLANPSAIFHCTGRLKQNYTLNFGLWGEHIDNHWHGGVATIEQKEGGEVSGVVWRMSNDHLASLDQQEGVDMGMYFPLEVTVETDNGALLCRTYQMNRFHACPPSPQYKQVVCLGAQQNGLPVQYMRRLEEVQTNNYSGPSILDKISQVIK